CCGTCACAAAGTATGGaaaattgtaaaaatatatttataacttattcatatatttatatctatGTTCAtgttgtattttttttttaggaAAAGGGACATTTGATGAAAAATACGAGAATGATTTAAATACTTTATCTTCGATGGTAAgtttttaattttgttccttaatatgtatatgtatatatgtatatacatatatatatacttatatatatatatatatttatttatatttttttaatattatatatttatctataaTTTCATAGCTGGATGAATTGCATACCAGAGCTCTGGTTATGGGGAATACCATAAATGAACAGAATAAAATGGTAAACATAGgaaaaatgatatattacatattcttacatatacatatatatatatatatatatatatatatatatatcaagTTTATggttttttattttttattttttattttttattttttgtgaTTCTCTATATTTCAGTTAAATAATgttaatgaaaaaatggGACACAATATTGATAAGATCAGGGATCAacaaaaaatgatgaaagAGATTATGAAAAAGTAATGGAAATATaacacattttttttaataattatattagttatatcttctttttttttttttttttgtaatggctctttttaaaaacaatgttttgtaatttttattaattttttttttttcaaattattttaatattgttattaatctgtttatatatatatatatatatatttttaatacttgtttataattgtttagtccattttaatattcatcaaaaaatatttatattcatttatgttttataaaatattcttaaatataccttataatattcttttatactaattttgttttattacATACATATTTGAGATTTTTTTCGattttatatatccatatattattttcttaaCTTTTatctacatatatatatatatatatataaggaaaaataaaaatgaaaaaaaaaaaaaaaaaaaagaggCAAATTATGGAAATCCAAGTAACATTTCCAATATAAAAgttgtatttattattttagtttattttattttattttattttattttgttttattttattttgttttattttgttttattttttttgatttattctttctaataattaattatgagataaaaaaaaaaataaaaaaaagtacaATTTNNNNNNNNNNNNNNNNNNNNNNNNNNNNNNNNNNNNNNNNNNNNNNNNNNNNNNNNNNNNNNNNNNNNNNNNNNNNNNNNNNNNNNNNNNNNNNNNNNNNNNNNNNNNNNNNNNNNNNNNNNNNNNNNNNNNNNNNNNNNNNNNNNNNNNNNNNNNNNNNNNNNNNNNNNNNNNNNNNNNNNNNNNNNNNNNNNNNNNNNNNNNNNNNNNNNNNNNNNNNNNNNNNNNNNNNNNNNNNNNNNNNNNNNNNNNNNNNNNNNNNNNNNNNNNNNNNNNNNNNNNNNNNNNNNNNNNNNNNNNNNNNNNNNNNNNNNNNNNNNNNNNNNNNNNNNNNNNNNNNNNNNNNNNNNNNNNNNNNNNNNNNNNNNNNNNNNNNNNNNNNNNNNNNNNNNNNNNNNNNaaattaaaaaaaaaaaaaaaaaaaaaaaaaaaaaaaaaaaaaataaaaaaaaaaaaaaaaaaaaaaaaaaaaaaaaaaaaaaaaaaaaaaaaaaaataaatttttaaaaaatttttaagtttttttttttttttttttttttttttttttttttttttaataataataattaaatttataataatataattatacaataatatttttttatgtcaAGATGGCAATGAAAGAagattattatgattacctgtttaaaagtaaaaataagaagaaaaaaaaaaatcctaagcttattatatatttttttttttttatgtacaaaaaggaagtacatatatagatatatgtttttttttttacatgatatttttatatattttatttgttgtttattttttatattatatttttttttttttcttttagTTGTTCTCATTGGAGATTCAGGAGTAGGAAAATCAAACCTACTTTCAAGGtataaaaggaaaaaatggaaaaaaatgCGATTTTAGACAATTGAATTgttatttgtattatatatatatatatatatatatatatatattatgctcttatatttcattttgtattttattttatttttttttttttacccCCTAGATTTACAAGAGACGAATTTAATTTAGAAAGCAAGAGCACCATAGGTGTAGAATTTGCTACGAAAAGTATtcaattaaaaaataataaaattataaaagcCCAAATATGGGATACAGCAGGTCAAGAAAGATATAGAGCAATTACCTCTGCTTATTATCGAGGAGCAGTTGGTGCGTTATTAGTATAtgatataacaaaaaaaaattcatttgaaaatattgaaaaatgGTTAAAAGAATTAAGAGATAATGCAGATTCAAATATTGTAATTTTATTAGTTGGTAATAAAAGTGATTTAAAGCATTTACGTGttattaatgataatgatgcTACACAATATGCGAAAAAAGAAAAGCTGGCATTCATAGAAACATCTGCTCTTGAGGCAACTAATGTAGAGCTAGCTTTTCATCAATTATTAAATGGTTagtacacatatatatacaatgAGAAATGTTaagtatttatttatttaatataatattttatatacagTATTTACATTTCTTACTTTGAACAtaagaattaaataatatctaaatattatatatatatatatatatataaacatgtatttttattttttattttttgatagaaatttataatgtaagacaaaaaaaacaagccacaaaaaatgatgataatttatCCATACAACCTAGGgggaaaaaaattaatgtaatcaaatatataaattttaaaataatacataaatgTTTCTACATAcgtgtatatattaactGTTGTATTCTTATAAACGTGTACAcatgtttatataatatatatattatatatatatatatatatatatatatatatattttttttttttttttttatattattcctTCTATAGGTggatgatgataatgataaaaacgaaacgaaaaaaaaaaacaaatgtTGTTGATGAGATATGTACTTgttatttatgtttattaaattttcccatt
The genomic region above belongs to Plasmodium reichenowi strain SY57 chromosome 13, whole genome shotgun sequence and contains:
- a CDS encoding ras-related protein Rab-11A, putative; the protein is MAMKEDYYDYLFKIVLIGDSGVGKSNLLSRFTRDEFNLESKSTIGVEFATKSIQLKNNKIIKAQIWDTAGQERYRAITSAYYRGAVGALLVYDITKKNSFENIEKWLKELRDNADSNIVILLVGNKSDLKHLRVINDNDATQYAKKEKLAFIETSALEATNVELAFHQLLNEIYNVRQKKQATKNDDNLSIQPRGKKINVDDDNDKNETKKKNKCC